A genomic stretch from Skermanella mucosa includes:
- a CDS encoding methyltransferase family protein has product MSAGTDKPGVIAPPPLLFAGAVALGFALHHWIAPLGFGLPGGFRLGLAGLLAVAALALAAAAIRLFSRAGTHVEPWKPATALVTGGIYARTRNPMYLAMALLQTAIALGFDSVPVLAMLVPAILVIRYGVIGREERYLAAKFPADYPEYRRRVRRWL; this is encoded by the coding sequence ATGAGCGCAGGAACTGACAAGCCCGGCGTGATCGCGCCGCCGCCGCTGCTGTTCGCCGGGGCCGTCGCCCTCGGCTTCGCGCTTCACCATTGGATCGCGCCGCTGGGGTTCGGCCTGCCCGGCGGGTTCCGCCTGGGGCTCGCCGGCCTGCTCGCCGTCGCGGCGCTGGCGCTGGCCGCCGCGGCGATCCGGCTGTTCAGCCGGGCCGGCACCCATGTGGAGCCGTGGAAGCCGGCGACCGCGCTGGTCACCGGCGGGATCTATGCCCGCACGCGCAACCCCATGTACCTCGCCATGGCCCTGCTCCAGACCGCCATCGCGCTCGGCTTCGACAGCGTCCCGGTGCTGGCCATGCTCGTCCCCGCGATCCTGGTGATCCGGTACGGGGTGATCGGCCGGGAGGAACGCTACCTCGCCGCCAAGTTCCCGGCCGACTACCCGGAATACCGGCGCCGCGTCCGCCGCTGGCTGTGA
- a CDS encoding O-methyltransferase → MIFVVLYSFVATVVSGWLAWRLLSLRARRKNRFVFGPWPVPMVALGDFDPAFSATEFGPGLGGEVHFISQGDKPAVGGVSDLESWVLSVLAKGRTRIFEFGTCTGKTTYHLARNSPADARIVTLTLPPEGHEAYVASDRDDREHGEIALRESRFTEFLYTGTEAAAKIEQLYGDSKALDDAPHAGGFDLIFIDGSHAHSYVVSDTEKALRMLKPGGIVLWHDYRPKVPGVFRHLGDLSKKLPLVHLARTSLVAYRKPA, encoded by the coding sequence ATGATTTTCGTCGTTTTATATTCCTTCGTCGCCACCGTCGTGTCCGGCTGGCTCGCTTGGCGCCTGCTCTCCCTGCGGGCGCGCCGGAAGAACCGCTTCGTCTTCGGGCCTTGGCCGGTCCCGATGGTCGCCCTCGGCGATTTCGACCCGGCCTTCAGCGCCACCGAGTTCGGCCCCGGGCTGGGCGGCGAGGTGCATTTCATCAGCCAGGGCGACAAGCCGGCCGTGGGCGGCGTGTCGGACCTGGAAAGCTGGGTCCTGTCGGTCCTGGCCAAGGGCCGCACCCGGATCTTCGAGTTCGGCACCTGTACCGGCAAGACCACCTATCACCTGGCGCGCAACAGCCCGGCCGACGCGCGGATCGTCACGCTGACGCTGCCGCCGGAAGGGCACGAGGCTTACGTGGCGTCGGACAGGGACGATCGGGAGCATGGGGAGATCGCGCTTCGCGAATCCCGCTTCACGGAATTCCTCTATACGGGAACCGAAGCCGCCGCGAAGATAGAGCAGCTCTACGGCGACAGCAAGGCGCTGGATGACGCACCCCATGCCGGCGGCTTCGACCTGATCTTCATCGATGGGTCGCACGCCCATTCCTATGTGGTCAGCGACACGGAGAAGGCGCTCCGGATGCTGAAGCCGGGTGGCATCGTGCTGTGGCACGACTACCGGCCGAAGGTGCCGGGCGTGTTCCGGCACCTGGGCGACTTGTCGAAAAAGCTCCCGCTCGTCCATCTCGCCAGGACCTCGCTGGTGGCCTACCGCAAGCCGGCCTAG
- a CDS encoding vitamin K epoxide reductase family protein, which yields MTSARSVSRPSPRQLSRQLREENDPHLRRRRWIVGLSYLGATMGQIVGLYQVGVLRRLPDPPVGVFDSARVDASDYAYRRMQTPDGLMMVATYAVTALLAGAGGRDRARTDPWLPIALAAKALYDAGVTVKLGREEWADNRALCAYCQTATVASFATAALSLPEAAEALHGLGRAGGGGDAANDRRRG from the coding sequence ATGACATCCGCACGATCGGTCTCCCGGCCGTCACCGCGCCAGCTCAGCCGCCAGCTCCGCGAGGAAAACGACCCCCATCTGCGCCGCCGGCGCTGGATCGTCGGCCTGTCCTATCTGGGGGCGACCATGGGCCAGATCGTCGGCCTGTATCAGGTCGGCGTGCTGCGCCGACTGCCGGACCCGCCGGTCGGGGTCTTCGATTCCGCCAGGGTCGATGCCTCGGACTATGCTTACCGTCGCATGCAGACACCGGACGGCCTGATGATGGTGGCGACCTATGCCGTGACCGCCCTGCTGGCGGGTGCCGGCGGACGGGACCGCGCCCGGACCGACCCTTGGCTGCCGATCGCCCTGGCCGCCAAGGCGCTCTACGACGCCGGCGTGACCGTCAAGCTGGGGCGGGAGGAATGGGCCGACAACCGGGCGCTCTGCGCCTACTGCCAGACCGCCACCGTCGCGTCCTTCGCGACGGCGGCGCTGTCCCTTCCCGAAGCCGCGGAAGCGCTGCACGGGCTGGGGCGGGCCGGCGGCGGCGGGGACGCCGCGAACGACCGCCGCCGCGGATAA
- a CDS encoding replication initiator protein A, which yields MSEGRQLGLFDSPLRGDVSNDRRMMVWGFFALDTSRKSMDPIIYDDGLRRIEVKPSYSGMANVVDKDFIIYIASLMREKIDKGERPAQKFTFTANDFCRVSGKVVGGSAYEQIRESIDRLQGTQIKTNIETGGEGEDAWFSWISKAKINYRTTKDGKKSMRSITVELCDWLYRAILHDDMMLTYNSRYFELAPLPRRIYEIARSHMGGNEGFRINLESLKTHVGGSTPLKGFKYLVKQLLEADSLPDFGIALANQKHLEAGPLDGSERIPLKDVAVIFWRRSSGRPSDFAALPFWNPEL from the coding sequence ATGAGTGAAGGACGCCAGTTAGGCCTGTTCGACAGCCCCTTGCGCGGGGATGTCAGCAATGACCGTCGGATGATGGTCTGGGGCTTCTTCGCGCTGGATACCAGCCGCAAGTCGATGGACCCCATCATCTATGACGACGGCCTGCGCCGGATCGAGGTCAAGCCGAGCTATTCCGGCATGGCCAACGTCGTGGACAAGGATTTCATCATTTATATCGCGAGCCTGATGCGCGAGAAGATCGACAAGGGGGAGCGGCCGGCGCAGAAGTTCACCTTCACCGCCAACGACTTCTGCCGCGTGTCGGGCAAGGTGGTCGGGGGTTCCGCCTACGAGCAGATCCGGGAGAGCATCGACCGGCTGCAGGGCACCCAGATCAAGACCAACATCGAGACCGGGGGGGAGGGCGAGGACGCCTGGTTCTCCTGGATCTCGAAGGCCAAGATCAACTATCGCACCACCAAGGACGGCAAGAAGTCGATGCGCTCGATCACGGTCGAGCTGTGCGACTGGCTCTACCGGGCCATCCTGCACGACGACATGATGCTGACCTACAATTCGCGCTATTTCGAGCTGGCCCCGCTGCCCCGGCGCATCTACGAGATCGCCCGGAGCCACATGGGCGGCAACGAGGGTTTCCGGATCAACCTGGAATCCCTGAAGACCCATGTCGGCGGCTCGACGCCGCTGAAGGGTTTCAAATACCTGGTCAAGCAGTTGCTGGAGGCGGACAGCCTGCCCGATTTCGGCATCGCGCTGGCCAACCAGAAACACCTGGAAGCCGGCCCGCTGGACGGCTCCGAACGCATTCCGCTGAAGGACGTGGCCGTCATCTTCTGGCGCCGGTCGTCCGGCCGCCCGAGCGATTTCGCGGCGCTGCCCTTCTGGAATCCCGAACTGTGA
- a CDS encoding helix-turn-helix domain-containing protein, whose amino-acid sequence MGAHVVGSRWGTVAASVMRRPGLSVAAKAVYAALATYADRVGWIWVRQETIASDLERSRAWVHAAIAELEAQGLILHDRQYIEGRQRASRYRLQDGMARRAEAEAGARPEIRTHAVEVSEDPDAAVESADTSHHDESTDSHEARAGLSAQPVSETVRPVAADWVPTGADAAWAKARHPDLDVLAFTESFVLSCQAKGYRYADPSAAWRRWLLEPKGGLPLLNARNTRRSPDQENSHGTRPRETDTAAVRQRGDARRSPSETRCKPQDAVGRGPDPRIADRNRERAAACLDRLLGRRAGDPSAGHAR is encoded by the coding sequence ATGGGCGCTCACGTCGTGGGCAGCCGCTGGGGAACCGTTGCCGCGTCGGTCATGCGCCGGCCCGGCCTCTCCGTGGCTGCCAAAGCAGTCTATGCCGCACTCGCGACCTATGCCGACCGCGTCGGCTGGATCTGGGTGCGCCAGGAAACCATCGCCTCCGACCTGGAGCGCTCCCGCGCCTGGGTCCATGCCGCCATCGCCGAGCTGGAGGCGCAGGGCCTGATCCTGCACGACCGCCAGTACATCGAAGGCCGCCAGCGGGCCAGCCGCTACCGGCTGCAGGACGGCATGGCCCGCCGGGCGGAAGCCGAGGCCGGTGCGCGGCCGGAGATCCGGACGCACGCCGTCGAGGTGTCGGAAGATCCTGACGCCGCTGTCGAGTCCGCTGACACGAGTCATCACGACGAATCAACAGACTCTCACGAAGCGCGGGCGGGCTTGTCGGCGCAGCCGGTTTCCGAAACCGTCCGACCGGTCGCCGCGGACTGGGTGCCGACCGGCGCCGACGCGGCCTGGGCCAAGGCGCGGCACCCCGACCTGGACGTGCTGGCCTTCACCGAAAGCTTCGTCCTGTCCTGCCAGGCCAAGGGCTACCGCTACGCCGACCCGTCGGCGGCGTGGCGGCGCTGGCTGCTCGAACCGAAGGGCGGCCTGCCGCTGCTCAACGCCCGGAATACCCGCCGATCCCCGGACCAGGAGAACTCCCATGGAACCCGCCCGCGTGAAACCGACACGGCAGCAGTCCGGCAACGTGGTGACGCTCGCCGCTCCCCCTCCGAAACCCGATGCAAACCCCAGGACGCCGTCGGCCGGGGACCGGACCCGCGCATTGCCGACCGCAATCGGGAACGGGCGGCTGCCTGCCTGGACCGACTCCTGGGCCGACGAGCCGGCGATCCATCTG